A genomic stretch from Larus michahellis chromosome 7, bLarMic1.1, whole genome shotgun sequence includes:
- the LOC141746111 gene encoding nucleoporin NUP35-like isoform X2, with amino-acid sequence MPSTPGTASSAFSPASVGQPRKTTLSPAQLDPFYTQGDSLTSEDQLDGTWVTVFGFPQASASYILLQFAQYGNILKHVMSNTGNWMHIRYQSKLQARKALSKDGRISGESIMIGVKPCIDKTVMTNFERSSTSSMSSVLIPPTKCVSSTPVQPANYTTRFPTMRPLAPPYKAFASDYQVFLNGETPRKGESIAS; translated from the exons CTGGAACAG CTTCAAGTGCGTTCAGTCCTGCAAGTGTTGGGCAGCCTAGGAAGACGACGCTTTCTCCTGCTCAGCTAGATCCTTTTTATACTCAGGGTGATTCCCTGACTTCAGAGGATCAGCTTGATGGCACGTGGGTAACTGTATTTGG ATTTCCTCAAGCATCAGCTTCCTATATTCTTCTACAATTTGCTCAGTATGGAAACATATTAAAGCATGTG ATGTCCAACACAGGAAACTGGATGCATATTCGCTATCAGTCTAAGCTTCAAGCCCGGAAAGCCTTAAGCAAAGATGGAAGAATTTCTGGTGAATCTATCATGATTGGTGTCAAGCCGTGTATAGATAAA ACTGTGATGACAAACTTTGAAAGAAGCTCTACATCCTCCATGTCTTCAGTTTTAATTCCACCTACAAAATGCGTCTCCAGCACACCAGTACAGCCTGCAAATTATACGACGAGGTTTCCCACAATGAGACCTCTTGCACCACCATATAAAGCCTTCGCTAGTGACTACCAG GTGTTTTTGAATGGAGAAACTCCTAGGAAAGGTGAAAGTATTGCATCTTAA